Proteins encoded by one window of Xylocopa sonorina isolate GNS202 chromosome 16, iyXylSono1_principal, whole genome shotgun sequence:
- the LOC143431016 gene encoding uncharacterized protein LOC143431016, which translates to MVTSINPLVCLRMPNAPLPIFSIYSFNTTLIFNGLIIQYRFRAVIYLIAAYFNRFYFRTMEMLSKHDELRFNNASIFYTMEQFVETVQRMESTILFPSRLVDLSTDDLKNSLGLEDNGDSIIITSLTNTDLYHLYKIISQMKVDLMCSRQTNHSNKPMKTSMSEPQLKYTRTWSSTSMQSVQSTCTSCDSESDIVTEIDSEEEGEDHLSAICKVFKRHLHELNCNIQKLTSIAEYIILRYQISIKEET; encoded by the exons ATGGTAACGTCTATAAATCCATTAGTCTGTTTGCGCATGCCGAATGCACCATTACCAATCTTTTCAATCTACTCGTTTAA TACTACATTAATATTTAATGGCTTAATAATACAATATCGGTTCAGAGCAGTTATATATTTAATAGCCGCGTACTTCAATCGCTTTTATTTTAGGACCATGGAAATGTTAAGCAAGCACGACGAGCTCAGATTCAACAATGCCTCTATTTTCTACACTATGGAACAGTTCGTCGAGACTGTGCAGAGGATGGAAAGCACGATCCTGTTCCCCAGCAGGCTGGTAGATTTAAGCACGGACGACTTAAAGAACAGCCTCGGTTTGGAGGACAATGGCGATTCGATTATTATAACGTCGTTGACCAACACCGATCTCTACCATTTGTACAAAATCATTAGTCAAATGAAAGTGGACTTGATGTGCTCGCGTCAGACGAACCATTCGAATAAACCGATGAAGACCAGCATGTCTGAACCGCAGCTCAAATACACCAGAACTTGGAGCAGCACTTCGATGCAGAGCGTGCAGAGCACCTGCACATCCTGCGACTCGGAATCGGACATTGTAACTGAAATCGACTCGGAAGAGGAGGGCGAGGACCATCTCAGCGCTATTTGCAAAGTTTTTAAGAGACACTTGCACGAGTTAaattgcaatattcaaaagcTGACATCGATCGCTGAATACATAATATTGAGATACCAAATCAGCATCAAAGAAGAAACATAA